In the Kribbella sp. NBC_00482 genome, one interval contains:
- a CDS encoding chloramphenicol phosphotransferase CPT family protein yields MSITASHELTPETNIGRPGRVILLNGTSSSGKSSIAAELLSSLDGTWFHLGIDQFHRIRARREMSDEAFLSVFQRTVLGFHRAVAGMASAGNDVVVDHIVGEKWRLADCLAVFGELQVLFVGVRCSLPELERRERERGNRTIGRAAAQYPIVHEHGVYDVEVDSEHNTPADCAAMIRDRLESGPPTAFGQLRTT; encoded by the coding sequence GTGTCGATCACCGCAAGCCATGAGTTGACTCCCGAGACGAACATCGGCCGTCCGGGGCGGGTGATTCTGCTGAACGGTACGTCGAGTTCCGGGAAGTCGAGTATCGCGGCGGAGCTGCTCAGCTCGCTGGACGGCACCTGGTTCCATCTGGGGATCGACCAGTTCCATCGGATCCGCGCCCGGCGGGAGATGTCGGACGAGGCCTTCCTGTCCGTGTTCCAGCGGACGGTGCTCGGATTCCATCGGGCCGTTGCCGGGATGGCGTCGGCCGGGAACGACGTGGTGGTGGATCACATCGTCGGTGAGAAATGGCGGCTCGCGGACTGCCTCGCGGTGTTCGGCGAGCTCCAGGTCCTGTTCGTCGGCGTTCGTTGCTCGCTGCCCGAACTCGAGCGGCGCGAACGCGAACGCGGCAACCGCACGATCGGCAGGGCGGCGGCGCAGTACCCGATCGTCCACGAGCACGGCGTGTACGACGTGGAGGTCGACTCGGAGCACAACACCCCGGCCGACTGCGCCGCGATGATCCGCGACCGCCTCGAATCCGGTCCGCCGACAGCCTTCGGCCAGCTCCGGACGACGTGA
- a CDS encoding DUF4333 domain-containing protein, which translates to MLASVLASVLAGCSAEVTVGGGTVDSDRTASAVATYLRERVPDVQVGNVDCPKGVKVAEGKTFQCTADLAGNQLPVTVTLSQVSGGDYTYAFKPGKALIDTGKVVTEIRSRLPVQAAGASIDCGTALVRIVEVGGKIPCAVSLAGKRQTVQTVVDDLGGTVHFEPATVWVVTPSIGKLGDKVTVYGESGAAQLEVTVTRVKFSTGDDIDQPENGLFLGAYVTLRALVDQQDLIEITAVAGGTTYTGDAIVTSTIFEPSLDPVILNQGEQAAGWLIFDLPTSHGQLVIHDANNHQLGAWKY; encoded by the coding sequence GTGCTGGCTTCGGTGCTGGCTTCGGTGCTGGCGGGGTGCTCCGCGGAGGTCACGGTCGGGGGCGGAACGGTCGATTCGGATCGGACCGCTTCGGCGGTCGCGACGTACCTGCGCGAACGAGTTCCCGACGTACAGGTCGGCAACGTCGACTGCCCGAAGGGCGTGAAGGTCGCCGAGGGCAAGACGTTCCAGTGCACAGCCGATCTGGCCGGCAACCAACTTCCGGTGACCGTGACCTTGAGCCAGGTGAGCGGCGGCGACTACACCTACGCATTCAAGCCGGGCAAGGCACTCATCGACACCGGAAAGGTCGTCACCGAGATCCGGTCCAGGCTGCCTGTGCAGGCCGCGGGCGCCTCGATCGACTGCGGTACGGCGCTCGTCCGCATCGTCGAGGTCGGCGGGAAGATCCCGTGCGCCGTCTCCTTGGCGGGCAAGCGACAGACCGTCCAGACAGTGGTCGACGACCTCGGCGGAACCGTGCACTTCGAGCCCGCCACGGTGTGGGTGGTGACACCGTCGATCGGAAAGCTCGGCGACAAGGTGACGGTGTACGGCGAGTCCGGCGCCGCCCAGCTGGAGGTCACCGTCACGCGCGTGAAGTTCAGTACCGGCGACGATATCGACCAGCCCGAAAATGGCCTGTTCCTCGGCGCCTACGTGACCCTACGAGCCCTGGTGGACCAGCAAGACCTGATCGAGATCACCGCCGTAGCCGGCGGTACCACCTACACCGGCGACGCGATAGTCACCTCAACCATCTTCGAGCCATCCTTGGACCCAGTAATCCTCAACCAAGGCGAACAAGCCGCCGGCTGGCTGATCTTCGACCTCCCCACCAGCCACGGCCAACTAGTAATCCACGACGCCAACAACCACCAACTAGGAGCCTGGAAGTACTGA
- a CDS encoding phosphotransferase family protein has translation MLNAASLTEPAARQIVGAGPSDDLRVTFLRPENHTWRIATPEAVRYLKAHTKPWYGDDPEAAGRVVQHEAMAHRLLAEAGLPTPIVVKASSTRDNPLNWPYLLTAELAGTSLVDLLPTLSRPEADDALRQVGQHLASMHALRYEHAGYLVDGPPAQAPTDGFQHPSWRFERFLTTAMRTWADDSTEVDPKVMDRLANLVADSVEDARSSFDPPRFIHGDCHANGFFLDRVTSGWTVTGVLDLEVSSAGCPLFDFTKLFIELTGHLTGTGCRWWEPLYDGYGREPDLNVARLLLAGSSHINYTCLGDHAWPGDRQTILNHIVTATRWETLFNPTPKDPQSETAFVLQEVAKDGGSVGRGRYRLRSGVQDCGGMGRMSVRRLGLVLGGVAVLVASGLPGPAQAAVAESVPCINRTVWTDSANAVQEADILAAKPPRVWNRYQLADFVPVRAMTTWYMSTTRQGEQYSYGLLLQGGNLYRHSTITPPGSRARVTATKLGGGWTSFKTIATSNYADPLGRKHSLLYGLNTNGNLYRYVANGTGYKAYGSFGGFKSFKTMAMISQQPTYDTLLMTTTAGALYTIHIPTTATAKPVVKLIRKSGWSSFESLLIEHCGNNYGTIVVGIDHNTDSGYQYAFSRAKGTATAITSYGKIPVVFNGAAHASRTNAWLDGE, from the coding sequence ATGCTGAATGCCGCTTCGCTGACGGAGCCCGCCGCCAGGCAAATCGTGGGAGCAGGGCCATCGGACGACCTGCGGGTCACGTTCTTGCGCCCGGAGAACCACACTTGGCGCATCGCGACACCGGAAGCGGTGCGATACCTCAAAGCACATACCAAGCCCTGGTACGGCGACGACCCCGAAGCAGCAGGTCGCGTAGTCCAACACGAGGCCATGGCTCATCGGCTGCTCGCTGAAGCCGGACTGCCGACGCCGATTGTCGTGAAAGCTTCGTCAACCCGCGACAACCCGCTGAACTGGCCCTATTTGCTCACGGCTGAGCTCGCTGGCACGTCCCTTGTCGACCTCCTCCCGACGTTGAGTCGCCCCGAGGCCGACGACGCTCTGCGGCAGGTCGGGCAGCACTTGGCCAGCATGCATGCTCTCCGCTATGAACATGCCGGCTACCTCGTCGATGGTCCACCGGCCCAAGCGCCGACGGACGGATTCCAGCATCCGAGCTGGCGCTTCGAGCGCTTCCTCACTACCGCGATGCGCACCTGGGCGGACGACAGCACCGAAGTCGACCCGAAGGTCATGGACCGCTTGGCCAACCTAGTTGCCGACTCCGTCGAGGACGCCCGCTCTTCATTCGACCCACCCCGATTCATCCACGGGGACTGCCATGCCAATGGGTTCTTCCTCGACCGAGTGACGTCAGGTTGGACTGTCACTGGAGTCCTGGACCTAGAAGTCTCCTCCGCCGGCTGCCCGCTGTTCGACTTCACAAAGCTCTTCATCGAGCTGACGGGCCATCTCACCGGCACTGGCTGCCGCTGGTGGGAACCGTTGTACGACGGCTACGGCCGCGAGCCTGATCTCAATGTCGCGCGCCTACTCCTGGCCGGCAGCAGCCACATCAACTACACCTGCCTCGGCGACCACGCCTGGCCAGGCGACCGGCAGACCATCCTCAACCACATCGTGACTGCCACGAGGTGGGAGACCTTGTTCAACCCGACGCCGAAGGATCCGCAGTCTGAGACCGCTTTCGTTTTGCAAGAAGTGGCAAAGGATGGTGGTTCGGTCGGGAGGGGGCGCTATCGTCTGCGGTCCGGGGTTCAGGATTGTGGAGGAATGGGGCGGATGAGCGTGCGGCGACTCGGGTTGGTTCTGGGTGGGGTTGCAGTGTTGGTGGCGAGCGGGTTGCCAGGGCCGGCGCAGGCTGCTGTGGCCGAGTCGGTGCCGTGCATCAATCGGACTGTTTGGACTGACAGTGCGAACGCCGTGCAGGAGGCTGACATCCTCGCTGCGAAGCCGCCGCGAGTCTGGAATCGCTATCAGCTTGCGGACTTCGTGCCGGTCCGGGCGATGACCACCTGGTACATGTCGACGACGCGTCAGGGTGAGCAGTACTCCTATGGGCTGCTGCTGCAGGGCGGGAACCTGTACCGGCACTCGACCATCACCCCGCCGGGTAGCCGGGCACGGGTGACCGCGACCAAACTCGGCGGCGGGTGGACGAGCTTCAAGACGATCGCCACGTCGAACTACGCCGACCCGCTGGGTCGTAAGCACTCGTTGCTGTACGGCCTGAACACCAACGGGAACCTCTACCGGTACGTGGCGAACGGCACCGGCTACAAGGCGTACGGCTCGTTCGGTGGGTTCAAGAGCTTCAAGACGATGGCGATGATCAGCCAGCAGCCGACGTACGACACGCTCCTGATGACGACCACCGCCGGGGCGCTCTACACGATCCACATCCCGACCACCGCGACGGCGAAGCCGGTCGTCAAGCTGATCCGCAAGTCCGGCTGGTCCTCCTTCGAGTCGCTCCTGATCGAGCACTGCGGCAACAACTACGGCACCATCGTCGTGGGCATCGACCACAACACCGACTCCGGCTACCAGTACGCCTTCAGCAGGGCCAAGGGCACGGCGACCGCAATCACGTCGTACGGCAAGATCCCGGTCGTCTTCAACGGCGCAGCCCACGCCTCCCGCACCAACGCCTGGCTGGACGGCGAATAG
- a CDS encoding class I SAM-dependent methyltransferase, which yields MVARALSFGTVAEAYERFRPGYPVELLELVTAYAGAPIRTALEIGAGTGKATRLFAQGGIAVTATEPDAAMLAELRKHQSANVTTVQSAFEDLPLDTSYELVYSAAALHWTNPEGRWERMAELVRPGGVFASFGVPIQLADPALKEAARAARAPYLDDDGVPSPDGTPEDRPMQWPGTELQQSEWFTDVRQAVIERRLTVSAADYIGQLSTVSAYVMLPPADRDEVFRRTLQALPETVEIDAQIAIHLARRHH from the coding sequence ATGGTTGCGCGTGCGTTGAGCTTCGGGACGGTGGCTGAGGCCTACGAGCGGTTCCGGCCGGGGTATCCCGTGGAACTCCTCGAACTGGTGACGGCGTACGCCGGTGCGCCGATCCGGACTGCCCTCGAGATCGGCGCCGGGACAGGCAAGGCAACGCGCCTGTTCGCGCAGGGCGGGATCGCGGTCACGGCGACAGAACCGGACGCGGCCATGCTCGCGGAGCTGCGCAAACACCAGTCGGCGAACGTCACCACCGTGCAATCCGCATTCGAGGACCTGCCGCTGGATACGTCGTACGAGCTGGTGTATTCGGCTGCCGCGCTCCACTGGACGAACCCTGAAGGCCGGTGGGAGCGCATGGCCGAACTCGTCCGACCGGGCGGCGTGTTCGCCTCGTTCGGCGTACCGATCCAGCTGGCCGACCCGGCCCTCAAGGAGGCCGCGCGCGCGGCACGTGCGCCGTACCTCGACGACGACGGCGTCCCGTCACCCGACGGCACCCCCGAGGACCGTCCGATGCAATGGCCCGGCACGGAACTCCAGCAGTCCGAGTGGTTCACCGACGTCCGCCAGGCGGTGATCGAACGGCGCCTGACGGTGAGCGCCGCCGACTACATCGGACAACTCTCGACAGTCTCGGCGTACGTGATGCTCCCACCCGCCGACCGAGACGAAGTCTTCCGCCGAACCCTCCAGGCCCTCCCCGAAACCGTCGAAATCGACGCCCAGATCGCAATCCACCTAGCCCGCCGCCACCACTGA
- a CDS encoding nucleoside triphosphate pyrophosphohydrolase, with protein MSADGKLVRDRIPEIIRASGAEPVTYQADPAEFRRRLRDKLLEEVDEFLQADDATAVEELADILEVVYALAADLGTTTEALETTRAAKAGERGAFTDRTIWAGTR; from the coding sequence GTGAGTGCTGACGGCAAGCTGGTGAGGGACCGGATTCCGGAGATCATCCGTGCGAGCGGCGCCGAGCCGGTGACGTACCAGGCCGATCCGGCCGAGTTCCGTCGGCGGCTGCGCGACAAACTCTTGGAGGAGGTCGACGAGTTCCTCCAGGCCGACGACGCGACCGCCGTCGAGGAACTGGCCGACATCCTCGAGGTCGTCTACGCCCTCGCAGCCGACCTGGGAACGACCACGGAGGCCCTGGAAACAACCCGAGCCGCCAAGGCCGGCGAGCGAGGAGCGTTCACCGACCGAACCATCTGGGCCGGCACCCGCTGA